A region of the Sulfolobales archaeon genome:
GAAAGATCCTAGAGTATGTATTGGCACCTCCATATTTAAGAAAGAGGTTATTTGGAATAGATAGAGATCTCAGGGCTGTAGGTGTTTTACCACCACTAGCTATAGCTTCTCACCCAACTGAAGAGGATATAGAGGTTGATCATATTAGGCCTGCTATGGTTACTAATGTTATGAAGAACAAGGTATGCCTAGATCCGGGTTTAGATGGTGAGAAATGTATAGATATAGATAGTAGTATAAGGCCTAGAGTTGGTGAGATCATATATATCCGGGTCTCGAGGGGTGGGCGTGTAGAGGGTATTGCAGGTGTTGAGGAGATTAGAAAGATATATTGGGGCTATAGGGTTGAGACATATAGAAGCTTAAGAGAATCTATTAGGGCTTCTCAAGGCGAGCTCTACATAGTTGCGACTAAGAAAGGGGCTCATGATATAGATGTTCTTTTAGAGAGGTTGAGATCTGCTGAGATCGGTGTTTCACTAATCTTCGGATCGCCTGAGAAAGATCCTGATGAAATAGCGTTGGAGGAGGGGTGGAATTTAGAGGATATTCCTCATCTTAAGTTTAATAGTGCTCCCTTGCAGGGTGTGAGGAGTATAAGAACCTATGAGGCAATATATATAACTCTTGCTATGATCAATAGTATCATCTATAGGGTTAAACAGATATAAGCTCTCAATAGTGAGAATCACCAGGCGCAGAACTGGTGACAGCGGTTGGGCCATAGAAAGTTCTCAGCACCTAGAAGGGGTAGCCTGGGGTTTAGGCCTAGGAAGAGGGCGTCGAGACTCTTACCCAGGGTGAGGAGTTGGCCGGAGCCTCAGCTAGATAGACCTACCCTCCTAGGCTTTATAGGCTATAAGGTTGGGATGACACATGCTATAATTATAGATGATAGGGAGGGTAGCCCGACACAGGGTAGGGAGATCTTTGTCCCTGTAACGGTTGTTGAGGCGCCCCCGATAATACCCCTTGCATTCAGGGTCTATGGTAGGGATCCTAATAGGGGGCTTTATACCCTTACAGAGGGGTGGGTCGATCCTCCGAGGGAGCTCGAGATATATAGGAAGATCTCTACATTCAGGCCCAACGATCTTGATAGGGCTTTGAAGCTAGCTATGGATGCTATATCGAAGATTAGCAGGGTATCTGTTATAGTTGCGACACAGCCCAAGCTGGTTGGGGGTTTGGAGAAGAAGAAGCCAGATATCTTGGAAATAGCTATTGGTGGTAGCGATATCCAGAGTAGGATTGAATATGCATCTAAGATCCTTGGTAACCAGATCAAGGTCTCCGAGGTGTTTACGCCAGGCATGTTTATAGATGTGATAGGTGTTACAAAGGGTAAGGGCTTCCAGGGGGTTATAAAGAGATTCGGTGTTAAGGAGCTGCCTAGATGGCATAAGCATAGGAAGGGTAGTAGGAAGGTTGGTGCTAGAAGCCCTGCTATGGGTGCTCTCTCAGAGGTTCCCCAGCCTGGTCAGATGGGGTTCCACAGGAGGACTGAGTATAACAAGAGGATCCTTAAAATAGGATCTGATCCCAAAGAGATAAACCCACTAGGTGGATTCCCACACTATGGTCTTGTAAGATCTGATTATCTCCTAATACATGGGAGCCTCCCAGGAACGCCTAAGAGACCTCTAGTGCTTAGATACCCGGTTAGAAAGCCACCATATATGGTTAGCGGTGCACCTAGAATAGTATATATCTCTCTCGAGCCCAAGATATGAGGTGATATGTATGGGGGTAGTAGAGATAATATCTCCAAGGATGAGAGATGCTCCGGAGGTAAATATATATGATCTAGAGGGTAAGGTTGTCTCTAAGGTAAGGCTTCCAGACGTCTTCACACTACCAATAAGAATCGATATTATTAGGAGGGCTCATCACGCGGCTCTCACAGCAGCTATACAGCCCCAGGGGAGAGATCCTCTAGCCGGTAAGAGGAGGGTTGGCGAGAGCTGGGGTATAGGCTATAGCGTTGCGAGGGTGCCCAGGCTTGATAATGGGAGGGCTGTTATAGCTCCTATGACAAGGGGTGGTAGAAGGGCTCATGCACCAACAATTATGAAGGTTGTTGAGGAGGAGGTGAATAAGAGGGAGAGGATCTATGCGATTGCCAGTGCAATTGCAGCAACAGCTCTTAGGGAATTCGTTGTTAGAAGGGGTCACAGGGTTCCTGAGAGTCTCTCACTACCTGTTGTCGTTGTTAATGATATGGAAAATATATCTAGCTCTAAACAGGCTAAAGATCTTCTTAATAGGATAGGGCTGTGGCAGGATGTTGAGAGAGCGTATGATGGTATAAGGATAAGATCTGGTAAGGGTAAGAGGAGGGGTAGGAGATATGTTGAGCCTAAGAGTGTGCTAGTTGTTGTTTCGAGGAAAGATGCTAGTGCGATTAAGGCTTTCAGGAATCTCCCGGGTGTTGATGTCGCCCATATAGGGTGTCTTGGAATACAGCATCTAGCCCCTGGAGGCGTTCCGGGGAGATTAATGCTTATATCCGAGGAGGCTTTGAGGGAGATTGGGAATAGGTTTAAGGTGATCTATATATGAGTGAGGAGGCTCCAACATCTAATATAGATCTTCAGAGGATAATTATAAGGCCTGTAGCTAGTGAGAAAGCGCTCCTACTCATAGAGAGGATGAACACATTGACATTCATAGTGGCTAGGGATGCTAATAAGAAGCTGATTA
Encoded here:
- a CDS encoding putative RNA uridine N3 methyltransferase; the protein is MGEGYSQYFIWPPPARNIMLSIHVPASIVSVEHGIVKKTLVIGLVARASAIFRVNRIALYRDPGSSASDLKLVRKILEYVLAPPYLRKRLFGIDRDLRAVGVLPPLAIASHPTEEDIEVDHIRPAMVTNVMKNKVCLDPGLDGEKCIDIDSSIRPRVGEIIYIRVSRGGRVEGIAGVEEIRKIYWGYRVETYRSLRESIRASQGELYIVATKKGAHDIDVLLERLRSAEIGVSLIFGSPEKDPDEIALEEGWNLEDIPHLKFNSAPLQGVRSIRTYEAIYITLAMINSIIYRVKQI
- a CDS encoding 50S ribosomal protein L3; translation: MGHRKFSAPRRGSLGFRPRKRASRLLPRVRSWPEPQLDRPTLLGFIGYKVGMTHAIIIDDREGSPTQGREIFVPVTVVEAPPIIPLAFRVYGRDPNRGLYTLTEGWVDPPRELEIYRKISTFRPNDLDRALKLAMDAISKISRVSVIVATQPKLVGGLEKKKPDILEIAIGGSDIQSRIEYASKILGNQIKVSEVFTPGMFIDVIGVTKGKGFQGVIKRFGVKELPRWHKHRKGSRKVGARSPAMGALSEVPQPGQMGFHRRTEYNKRILKIGSDPKEINPLGGFPHYGLVRSDYLLIHGSLPGTPKRPLVLRYPVRKPPYMVSGAPRIVYISLEPKI
- the rpl4p gene encoding 50S ribosomal protein L4, with the protein product MGVVEIISPRMRDAPEVNIYDLEGKVVSKVRLPDVFTLPIRIDIIRRAHHAALTAAIQPQGRDPLAGKRRVGESWGIGYSVARVPRLDNGRAVIAPMTRGGRRAHAPTIMKVVEEEVNKRERIYAIASAIAATALREFVVRRGHRVPESLSLPVVVVNDMENISSSKQAKDLLNRIGLWQDVERAYDGIRIRSGKGKRRGRRYVEPKSVLVVVSRKDASAIKAFRNLPGVDVAHIGCLGIQHLAPGGVPGRLMLISEEALREIGNRFKVIYI
- a CDS encoding 50S ribosomal protein L23: MSEEAPTSNIDLQRIIIRPVASEKALLLIERMNTLTFIVARDANKKLIKQAVEKLYNVKVISVRTLITRSGEKKAYVRLSDEYKASDIATKLGLL